One genomic segment of Natrononativus amylolyticus includes these proteins:
- a CDS encoding IMPACT family protein, with translation MSRTYRTVDAPSTARFVVQGSEFIGHVRPVETVEAAEAFVAATGEEYADATHNVPAYRVRAGADGDLLREYSSDDGEPSGSAGKPALNVLAQRDLENVAVVVTRYYGGTNLGVGGLVRAYSRAVKEAVDEAGVVEERPHERVAITVAYDDSGTVRGILESEGYEFDAAYEADVSFLVRVPVAESEALRDRLRSATSGRVGLD, from the coding sequence ATGAGCCGCACGTACCGGACCGTCGACGCGCCGTCGACCGCGCGGTTCGTCGTCCAGGGCTCCGAGTTCATCGGCCACGTGCGGCCGGTCGAAACCGTCGAGGCCGCGGAGGCGTTCGTCGCCGCCACCGGCGAGGAGTACGCCGACGCGACGCACAACGTCCCCGCCTACCGCGTACGGGCGGGTGCCGACGGCGACCTGCTCAGAGAGTACTCGAGCGACGACGGCGAACCCTCAGGGTCGGCCGGGAAGCCCGCACTGAACGTCCTCGCCCAGCGCGACCTCGAGAACGTCGCGGTCGTCGTCACCCGCTACTACGGCGGGACGAACCTCGGCGTCGGCGGCCTCGTCCGGGCGTACTCGCGGGCGGTGAAGGAGGCCGTCGACGAGGCCGGCGTCGTCGAGGAGCGCCCACACGAGCGGGTCGCGATCACCGTCGCGTACGACGACTCCGGCACCGTCCGGGGAATCCTCGAGAGCGAGGGCTACGAGTTCGACGCGGCGTACGAGGCCGATGTCTCCTTTCTGGTCCGGGTGCCCGTTGCCGAGAGCGAGGCGCTCCGGGATCGGCTTCGCAGCGCGACCAGCGGGCGGGTCGGTCTCGACTAG
- a CDS encoding SRPBCC family protein, with translation MQLVDLEVTLDIPPSAVREALTPASIVEYAGTYEVVSVDRTDDATVVTAAADDLEVVFEFVETDTGYRYEQHGAHGPFERMTTWISVTREAGETRVSAASEFTFGGLFSFLTDRLGATMRRRELERLLTALALDLEA, from the coding sequence ATGCAACTCGTCGATCTCGAGGTCACGCTCGACATCCCCCCGTCGGCGGTTCGCGAGGCGCTGACGCCGGCGTCGATCGTCGAGTACGCCGGAACCTACGAGGTCGTCTCCGTCGACCGGACCGACGACGCGACGGTCGTCACGGCGGCGGCCGACGACCTCGAGGTCGTCTTCGAGTTCGTCGAGACCGACACCGGCTACCGCTACGAACAGCACGGGGCCCACGGCCCGTTCGAGCGGATGACGACGTGGATCAGCGTCACCCGCGAGGCGGGCGAGACGCGGGTTTCGGCCGCCTCGGAGTTCACGTTCGGCGGGCTCTTCTCGTTTCTCACGGACCGCCTCGGCGCGACGATGCGCCGTCGCGAACTCGAGCGGCTGCTGACGGCGCTGGCGCTGGATCTCGAGGCGTGA